The Brassica oleracea var. oleracea cultivar TO1000 chromosome C7, BOL, whole genome shotgun sequence sequence CTCTCTCTGTCTGAATACGACTTTCCCTCTGTTCCCCCATTTCTTCTCTCTCATCCTCTCACATTCTCTCTATTATCGAGGCTTCATTGATTCACCAGAGACAATCTCATTGAATATAGTTTTTACCCCTCTCGATCGATTCATTGCGTAAAGCTCGTCTCCTGTGTTCTATTCTGTTCTGTTCCTGTTTCAGACTCTGTCTTTTTTCTTTTTCTAATCCAGAATTGGCTCTGTTCTTCTACTTTCTGTGTAATAAAGTTTTATCCTTTCTTCTCTTTTAAGACAATCAATATTCCGAAGTTCACTCTCTTTTGTCGGATTCCTTATATGATTCATCAGATCGGAAGTATTCACTTTCTCTACATCTATTAACTTTTCTTTCACCGGAGAGATCCGATCGCCGGAGAATGGGAGGCTTATTGCATCTCTTCGATTTCCACAACAACAGTTTCTCCCGGAGAGTTTTCTCTCATCACAAAACCCGTGACGAAGGTGAAATTTACATAGGAAAAAAATTCAAATCTAGATTTCTTGGTTCATATTTCGAAGATTCGATTAATCAAATCATCTTTATATTTTATTTTCTGGCAGATCTGGAAGCTCCTAGGAATAGTTTTGAGCTTCAAGTTGACAATCTTCACACTTACCATAACGACAAAGATAAACCGGTAATTTAAACCGAACTTCTCTTTTTTCTCTTCTTTTTAATCACGGCAAAACCTTGTCATAACAGGTTTTGACCATCATTTTTTTAAGAAATCGAATATATTAATTACTAAATGAGTTTTTTTTTTTTTTTTTTAATATTAATTTAACAGCCGGGTTATGGATTTGAGGAAGATGAATGGTATGAGAGAAGCTGTTACCCCATCGAGGAATCAATGAAGAAGAAGATCATCGAAGAGCTCTCAAAACGTTCCAACGATAAACATAATTCCCCAAGTCTTGTAGCTAAGCTGATGGGAATGGAAGCACTTCCTTTGGAGTCAACTAAATCAACGGCTTGGATCAATCCTCGCCAGACTGCTAAAGTGGATCACTCTCATGAGAAAGGAGGAGGGAAAAGAAACAAAAAGGAGAGGAGATTAGCCTCATCGGCAGTGAATGTAGTGGAGAGAAATGATATTATTAATCCACCAGTGCGTAGAAAACATCCTCAAGAAGAAGAGCTTCAAAGATTCAGAAGAGAGTTCGAAGCATGGCAAGCTGATAAAAGGTCTAAAGAGTGTTCAAGAATCATCGATTCCGGCTCCGTGGCGGCGGAGAAAGAGAGGCTCTTCACAAGAACTAGAAGCTTCGGTCGAGATTTCAACTTGAAATCAGACAGAACCGGTCCAACTAAGATCGTGGTTTTAAGACCTGGTCTTCAGAGAGTGTACGATTACGAAGACTCGTTAACTACTTCTTCAGGGACGACCATGGAAGGAAGCAGCATCGAAGAGTTTCTTGAGGAAGTGAAGGAGAGGCTAAAAGGTGAGCTTCAAGGAAGAGCTGCTCTCAAGAGAAGCTCATCAGTGAGGGGAAGCGGCATCGAGACACCTTTCAGCGAAAGACCTTTTCCGAGATCCGAATCGATGAGGTCGTACGCCGCTAGTGAGGTTCAGTGCAATGCACCAGACTCTCCTCAAGATTTTATTAGTAAGGATACAAGAAAACTACTAGCAGAGAGAGTTCGCAATGTTTTGAGTAAAGAGATGAGTAGCAGTAGCCGTTTGAGACCTACTGTGTCCGACGCAGAGAGCTTACAGAAATATACTGATGAAATTGAAGAAGACACAAGAAGAAATGTTCATAAGAAGGAGCCTTCATCACCAAGAAACCTCAAAAGATCACTATCAGCTCCCGTCTCAGGGACATCGTTTGGTAAGCTTCTGTTGGAGGATCGGCATGTTTTGACTGGGGCGCAGATCATGAGGAAGCACGAGGCTGTAATAACAGAGGGAGAAGAAACAGAACCAGTTGTTGTGGATCCAATTAGGAGGAAAGAAAGATTCAACCTCAGGAAGAAAGTTTCCAGCTTTAGATCAACTCTGAGAGGAAGAATCTTTGGTAAGAAGATACGTTCAATGATCGAATCCAACAGTTTTGAGGATGAAACGATCAAAGACTTCGTGACGGGTTCGAGGTTTAACAGCTTTTACGATCGAAATGTAAGAACTTTTCTGTCACCATTTCGAGGTGTCCTTATGATCTAAACTGAGACAAGTTTTGTGTTCTGTTTTTTCTTTTCTCTCAGGAGAATTCAACAGAAGTGCCTCCAAGCCCTGCATCAATCTGCAGCAGTACACCAGAAGAGTTTTGGCGAAATGTCGATTATCTCAGCCAGGTTTCGACTCCCGATGTGACTGTATCTGATGAGAATGGTATGCCTCAAGTCTTCAGAGACATCAGTTCCAATCTAAGTGGTAAGACTCCTCTCTTTTTTTTCTTAAATGTAGACGATTTAATAAATATTTCAATAATTGTTTTTTAATACAAATTTGGGTGTTTATATTTAAGTAATTTTCTTCAAAAATTTGGGGGCTATAAACCAATGTTTCATTTGGCTTTATCCGACCGGCCCTGCTCACACACTCTTGGAAGTGTTTCTTATTCTCTGTTTCTGCTGATTCACAGAACTAAGAAGGCAGATAAATGAGCTTGACTCAGATATACAAGTGCCGACCCCTGTGGAAGAAGAAACTGCTCGAGAGATTGAGATTACCGTTGACTTAGGAAATCCAGATAAGACATTTGTTAGAGATCTTCTTGTGGCTTCTGGTTTGTATGAAGGGACAACAGATAGATCCTTGTCTAGATGGGATCCATTTGCAAAGCCTATAAACAAGTCTGTTCTTGAAGAAACTAAAGAGAATCTCAAGAAGAGAAACAATCAGAATCAAGAAGGCGAAGAGGATATTGAAGATAATCACAACATACTGTTTGATCTTCTGAACGAGGTACTTACGGTGGTGCTTGGACCAGTGAGAAAGTCAGGTTTCAGGAAGAAACTTATGAACTCGTACGTGTTTGAACCAACGTCTATACGAGGTAAATATTTGCTGGAATCAGTTTGGAGGATCATGTCGGAGTATTTATATTCTCAGCCTGAGAAACCCTTTTGTTCATTGGATGGGATCATTGGTTGGGACTTGGAGAGGTGTCCATGGAGTGGTTTGATTGGTGAAGAAGCTACTGTGTTGGGGAGAGAAGTTGAAGGTATGATCATGTCTGATCTTGTTGAGGAAGTTGTTAAAGATCTAAGAGCACAAATGGTTTAAGATAAATAAGAGTTGAGATTCTGAAGCAGAACTGATTGATTTGGTTTGGTTATGTGAATGTTTTTGTGTGTGTGTTTTTCTGTAAATAGGGTTATTTTTAATGGAGTGTTTTTTCTTGAAGAGGGAAGTTTCCATGGTACCTGTAATTGTTTATTTGCAGTACAGGGAAGCTCTCTTCATTGCTACATAACTACTATTTTACTAATACTAAAATGAGTTTATAAATTGTAATGGTGCATAAATCTAAATGGGATTTGCAAACCTTGAATACCAACTGAGCCTTACAATCTTACATTCATAAATCATCATATTATCATTATGTTTCAAGGCTACTCTTTTGTCCCAACACATAATTTTATGAAGAGTTTGCATTTACTAAAATAATTTTGCGTTTAGTTGTATTCACCATCGATGACTCCGGGTCTATTAGTCAAATACCGATGATGGTTCTCAGATGGTCATAATTTTTTTAAATTATTTAATTTGTTATAAAACATTAAAAAATAGAAAATTATTGTTTTCTAAAGATTTTATATTCATTTCTTAATTTAATATTTTGTAAGAAATTTTATAATATATATATATATATATTAAAATAAGAATTATATAAAATTCTATATTTATAATTCTATATTTAATTATAAATAAACATATGTTTGTATAAAAGTTAGAGAAAATTGGATATCTAACTCTAATTTTTTTTAATATTTGTGATTTGCTTCGTTTTAAAGTATATTTATTTTTAGTATTTGTTTTGCTCTAAAAATTACGGATATCCTATTTTTTTTGACCAAATTGAAAGGAATAACATATCAAATTAAATTTAACATAAAAATGTCCAGTTTTAATCACAGCTTAATTAACTGCAACATGCGTCACTAATCTATGTATATATCTCATAAGAATACATTTATGAAAATGGTGTGTTAATAATAATATCCCCTATATATTAATTGAGAAGCATTTGAAAAATTAGAACCTTAATTTTGTATTAATTAAAAAAAACCCCAAATCCTAGGTGGCATTCTAAATGCCTTCTAAATTCTATTTCAAAGAATTCTAAAGCATCTAATATAAAGTATAGTTTAATCTAATAATGTCACATTATTCCATAATTATATAACACTAGAGAACATTATATTAACCTAAAATATAGGAAGTGTGTATTCTTTCCTTAAATAAAAGCTACAACATTACCTAATATGATTTACATATATATGACAATTAATGATTATGAATAATAAAGATTTAATAACAATTTTTGCATCTTTCTTCATTTTTGTTTAAATTTATATTATTAAAAAAAATTAAACAATCACATTAGCCATATAATAAAAAATAGATTTTTTCTTATATGTTATATTTTAATTTTTTTAAATGACTTTAAATTACAAAAATGAGGAAACCTTATATGTTATATATATTTTTTTTAAACGACTTTAAAATACACAAATGAGGACACCTTATATGTTCTATTTTTCTTATATGTTAGAATTTTCTTATATGTTATATTTTGAATTATTTTAAAACGACTTTAAATTACAAAAATGTAAGTTTTCCTTAAGTATACGACTAAAAACATTAAAATGACATGCATCAATTCGATGGTTGATTTGAAAGCTTTCAAAACCATATGGAAGATAAAAGTCAAAATAATTTAACTGTGGAAACAATCCTNNNNNNNNNNNNNNNNNNNNNNNNNNNNNNNNNNNNNNNNNNNNNNNNNNNNNNNNNNNNNNNNNNNNNNNNNNNNNNNNNNNNNNNNNNNNNNNNNNNNNNNNNNNNNNNNNNNNNNNNNNNNNNNNNNNNNNNNNNNNNNNNNNNNNNNNNNNNNNNNNNNNNNNNATTTGATAACAATTTTTGCATCCTTCTTCATTTTGTTTAATTTTATAGTATTAAAAAAAATAAAAAATCACATTAACCATATAATAAAAAATAGATTTTTTTATTATATGTTATATTTTGAATTTTTTAAAATGACTTTAAATTACAAAAGTGAGGAAACCTTATATGTTATTTATAGTTTTTTAAACGACTTTAAAATACAAAAATGAGGACACCTTATATGTTATATTTTTCTTATATGTTATATTTTTTCTTATATGTTATATTTTGAATTTTTTAAAACGACTTTAAATTACAAAAATGTAAGTTTTCCTTAAGTATACGACTAAAAACATTAAAATGATATGTATCAATTCGATGGTTGATTTGAAAGCTTTCAAAACAATATGGAATATAAAAGTCAAAATAATTCAACTGTGAAAACAATACTGTTCACTTTTTTCAAGAATGTGTTGATAGAAAAAATAAGGTTTTTATGTCATAATTTGTTTAATGTCCAATCCGATCAACCCATGATGTATTAATTATAGTTTGTTCCATTATTTTTAATAAAAATTGATCCGATCTATCGGAAAGAAATTATATAATAACAACAAAAAATATTTTATATATATAAATAAAATGATCAAATATATAAAAGAAACTATCGATAATATATACAAATAAACTCGACGTCTTATCCTAGTCGAGGATTACTACAAAGAAAGAGAATGTCCAAGCCTAAGTTGTGACTTATTTTTATGTTTTTGAAAGAAAGTTGCGACAGTTTCGTGCCTCTCCCTGATGCTGAGAATCTCAAATCTTTCGACATCTTCTCGATACGTGGCAGTGACCACAAGAATACGGCTTCAACTACGTTGTCTCTGCTCACCTTCTCCACCACCATCATCATCCTCTTCTGTGCCTAGCGAGGACCATATCGTCCGTCTCATCCTAGACCAAAAATCACCTTCAGGAGCTCTACAAACTTTCCAATGGGCCTCCACTTTCCCTGGGTTTACCCACTCTCACTCCACATACCGTGCTCTCTTCCACAAGCTCTGTTCTTTCCGCCGTTTCGAAACCGTCTACCAACTGCTCGACGAAATGCCTAACTCTATCGGTTCCCTTCCAGACGACGCTATCTTCATAACCATCGTCCGAGGATTAGGCCGCGCTAAACTAACCAAACGTGTGATCAATGTCGTCGATCTTGTTTCGAGATTTGGGACCAAACCATCAGTAAAAGTTTTCAATTCGATTCTTCATGTGTTGGTGAGAGAAGATATTGACATAGCTAGAGAGTTCTTCAGAAGGAAGATGATGGCTAGTGGGATCCAAGGTGATGAGTACACATACGGGATCTTGATGAAAGGTCTTTGCTTGACGAACAGGATTGGCGATGGTTTCAAGCTTCTTCAGATCATGAAGACACGCGGCGGTGTGGCTCCAAACGCTGTGATTTATAACACTTTGCTTCATGCACTTTGCAAAAACGGGAAAGTTGGGAGAGCGCGGAGTTTGATGTGTGAGATGAAGGAACCGAATGATGTGACTTTCAACATCTTGATATCTGCTTACTGCAACGAGCAGAAGTTGGTTCAGTCAATGGTGTTGCTGGAGAAATGCTTTGGTTTGGGGTTTCTTCCTGATGTTGTCACGGTGACTAAGGTGATGGAAGTTTTGTGCAGTGAAGGACGTGTGTTTGAGGCGCTCGAGGTTTTAGAGAGAGTGGAAAGTAAAGGAAGTAAAGTAGATGTTGTAGCTTGTAACACTTTGGTAAAAGGGTACTGTGCGGTGGGGAAAGTAAGAGTTGCTCAGCGCTTCTTTGAAGAGATGGAGAGGAAGGGTTA is a genomic window containing:
- the LOC106306447 gene encoding uncharacterized protein LOC106306447 encodes the protein MGGLLHLFDFHNNSFSRRVFSHHKTRDEDLEAPRNSFELQVDNLHTYHNDKDKPPGYGFEEDEWYERSCYPIEESMKKKIIEELSKRSNDKHNSPSLVAKLMGMEALPLESTKSTAWINPRQTAKVDHSHEKGGGKRNKKERRLASSAVNVVERNDIINPPVRRKHPQEEELQRFRREFEAWQADKRSKECSRIIDSGSVAAEKERLFTRTRSFGRDFNLKSDRTGPTKIVVLRPGLQRVYDYEDSLTTSSGTTMEGSSIEEFLEEVKERLKGELQGRAALKRSSSVRGSGIETPFSERPFPRSESMRSYAASEVQCNAPDSPQDFISKDTRKLLAERVRNVLSKEMSSSSRLRPTVSDAESLQKYTDEIEEDTRRNVHKKEPSSPRNLKRSLSAPVSGTSFGKLLLEDRHVLTGAQIMRKHEAVITEGEETEPVVVDPIRRKERFNLRKKVSSFRSTLRGRIFGKKIRSMIESNSFEDETIKDFVTGSRFNSFYDRNENSTEVPPSPASICSSTPEEFWRNVDYLSQVSTPDVTVSDENGMPQVFRDISSNLSELRRQINELDSDIQVPTPVEEETAREIEITVDLGNPDKTFVRDLLVASGLYEGTTDRSLSRWDPFAKPINKSVLEETKENLKKRNNQNQEGEEDIEDNHNILFDLLNEVLTVVLGPVRKSGFRKKLMNSYVFEPTSIRGKYLLESVWRIMSEYLYSQPEKPFCSLDGIIGWDLERCPWSGLIGEEATVLGREVEGMIMSDLVEEVVKDLRAQMV
- the LOC106306645 gene encoding pentatricopeptide repeat-containing protein At2g17525, mitochondrial, with the protein product MLRISNLSTSSRYVAVTTRIRLQLRCLCSPSPPPSSSSSVPSEDHIVRLILDQKSPSGALQTFQWASTFPGFTHSHSTYRALFHKLCSFRRFETVYQLLDEMPNSIGSLPDDAIFITIVRGLGRAKLTKRVINVVDLVSRFGTKPSVKVFNSILHVLVREDIDIAREFFRRKMMASGIQGDEYTYGILMKGLCLTNRIGDGFKLLQIMKTRGGVAPNAVIYNTLLHALCKNGKVGRARSLMCEMKEPNDVTFNILISAYCNEQKLVQSMVLLEKCFGLGFLPDVVTVTKVMEVLCSEGRVFEALEVLERVESKGSKVDVVACNTLVKGYCAVGKVRVAQRFFEEMERKGYLPNVETYNLLVNGFCEAGMLDSALDIFNDMKTDAVRRNFATFNTLVKGLSVGGRVNDGLKILELMEESENVRGARVDPYNSVVYGFYKENRWEEALEFLLKMEKLFPRAVDRSFKLINLCEKGSVDDVKTAYDQMIGEGGVPNVVVSHCLVHRYSQEGYMEETLELINDMVTRGYLPQSSTFNAVVLGFCKQDRVMNGIRFVEDMAERGCVPDGESYNPLLGELCVKGDLQKAWLTFSRMVEKSIVPDSSMWSSLMYCLSQKTAFHRDIDTLLEDIIKT